TAGTAAACAACAAAAGGAGAGAAATACACTCCTTGCCGACACTTTTGAAAATCGGTGGCTCCAGAATGAATGGAAACACAAATTTAAGACATTGACCTCTGAACATAGAAAATAATCAAAAAAACACCAATTTTTGGTGTTTTTTCATTTTAGCATAGGAAAAACTATGTAATTAAAAGATTAAGATTGGTGTTTTGTGCTATAAATAGATGAAAGCTTTTACTGGAAAGATGACGTTAAAGCTTCTGATCATTTTATCTTTTCTATTAGGTTTGCAAATTTTACTGTCTAATCTAGCTAGTGGTAACCATATCTTTAGGATATTAGTACCGTCTTTATTCCAAACGTCTTGATTGGTCTGGTTGCTGGTCCTCTAGGAGTAGCTGTAATCTTACCTTTTGCTGATATTGATTGGCTTATTGTGCTTGGCCAGTCACTGCGATTATGCTTGTTGTCTAAAAATTACAATCTATTAAATCAATCGATACACTTATGAGTGTTTAATAATATAAAAGAAAAATATCTCCTGTTTAAGAGGTGTTTTTCTTTTTTTACAACAAAAACGAAAAAAATAACAAAAAAATTAAATAAAAATGATAATTTGTATTGACATTGATTGTTTGTTTTAATATAATAAATTTATAAATGAGAAACAAATAATAAAAAAGAATGGAAGTAAAAGCTATGATTAAATTGTTTTCTTCGACAAACTGTGTCTCAAGTAAAAAAATGAAGCAATGGTTAATGGCAAACAAATTAGAATTTAAAGAAATAAACATATTAGAAAATAGTCTACAAAGAGATGATATTATGAGAATACTCTCATTAACCGAACTTGGAGCGGAAGAAATTATTTCCAAACGAAGTAATATTTATAAGGAATTATCACAAACAATTGAGTTTGATGAATTAACAACGAATCAACTGGTTGATTTAATCATTAAAAACCATCGTATGCTTCGTCGCCCCCTGCTTGTTGATGATTATCGACTTCAGGTAGGTTACAATGAAGATGATATTCGTAAATTTTTACCTCGTGCTGTTCGTAAAGTTGAACTCATTACAGCAATTGAGAATGTACGCTCGTGGGATACAGAAGTTCAGGCCTTATTGGGATAAAAAACAACTTTTTGATGCATTCGCTCTTCTCTAAAACGATAATTTGATTTTTCTTTGATAAAAAGTTACAATTTTAATAAGGTTTCATATAATCTATACAATACAAAAGTAATTTTTCAATGAAGATAGAATCATTGTCAAAATAAAGGGGAAAAATAATGAAAATAATCATTGCTGGTGCAGGAGCGATGGGAAGTCGTTTTGGCTTGATGCTTCATCAAGCAGGAAACGAGGTAACGCTTGTAGATGGC
The DNA window shown above is from Lactococcus sp. S-13 and carries:
- a CDS encoding Spx/MgsR family RNA polymerase-binding regulatory protein, with product MIKLFSSTNCVSSKKMKQWLMANKLEFKEINILENSLQRDDIMRILSLTELGAEEIISKRSNIYKELSQTIEFDELTTNQLVDLIIKNHRMLRRPLLVDDYRLQVGYNEDDIRKFLPRAVRKVELITAIENVRSWDTEVQALLG